A single genomic interval of Granulicella tundricola MP5ACTX9 harbors:
- a CDS encoding oxidoreductase: MAEIGVGVIGFGLATKVFHAPFVSAVPGLKLKAIVQRSGDEAAQAYPEVKIVRSVEELLADPAIALVVVATPNETHFPLAKQALEAGKHVVIDKPFAATSEQARELIELAQEMGLVLAPFHNRRWDADFLTVKKVMADGSLGRLVTFESHYDRYRPTLRENTWKEAANPANGLLMDLGPHLVDQVLSVFGQPETITASVRTDRDAKGIEDAFDIALGYKGLIAWCRSSMLACDASPRFLLHGTAGSFKKYGLDPQEPALLKGAKVPRMGSDEVWLQEDASAWGTLTVAPDLNKPAELVKTTVKSEIGDYRNFYASVRDAISGAGELEVPAEAGYDCVRVLELARVSSQEGRSVRLSE; this comes from the coding sequence ATGGCTGAGATTGGCGTAGGGGTGATTGGGTTTGGGCTGGCGACGAAGGTGTTCCATGCTCCGTTTGTGAGCGCGGTGCCGGGTTTGAAGCTGAAGGCGATCGTGCAGCGGAGCGGGGATGAGGCGGCGCAGGCGTATCCGGAGGTGAAGATCGTGCGCTCCGTGGAAGAGCTGCTGGCTGACCCGGCGATTGCGCTGGTGGTGGTGGCTACGCCCAATGAGACCCATTTTCCGCTGGCGAAGCAGGCGCTCGAGGCTGGGAAGCATGTGGTCATCGACAAGCCGTTTGCGGCGACGAGCGAGCAGGCGCGGGAGCTGATCGAACTGGCGCAGGAGATGGGGCTGGTACTGGCTCCGTTTCATAACCGGCGGTGGGATGCGGACTTTCTGACAGTGAAGAAGGTGATGGCGGATGGGTCGCTGGGGCGGCTGGTGACGTTTGAATCGCACTATGACCGATACCGCCCAACGCTGCGGGAGAATACGTGGAAGGAGGCGGCGAACCCGGCGAATGGGTTGCTGATGGACCTGGGGCCGCACCTGGTCGATCAGGTGCTCAGCGTGTTCGGGCAGCCGGAGACGATCACGGCGAGCGTCCGTACCGACCGGGACGCCAAAGGAATTGAAGACGCGTTCGATATCGCGCTGGGGTACAAGGGCTTGATTGCCTGGTGCCGGTCCAGCATGCTGGCGTGCGATGCTTCGCCGCGGTTTCTGCTGCATGGGACGGCGGGGAGCTTCAAGAAATATGGGCTTGACCCGCAGGAGCCGGCGCTGCTGAAGGGTGCGAAGGTGCCGCGGATGGGCTCGGATGAGGTGTGGCTGCAGGAGGATGCGAGTGCGTGGGGGACACTGACGGTCGCGCCCGATCTGAACAAGCCTGCGGAGCTGGTGAAGACGACGGTGAAGTCGGAGATTGGCGACTACCGGAACTTCTATGCGAGTGTGCGGGACGCGATCAGCGGGGCCGGCGAGCTGGAGGTGCCGGCCGAGGCGGGGTACGATTGCGTGCGCGTGCTGGAGCTGGCGCGGGTGAGCTCGCAGGAGGGGCGGTCGGTGCGCCTGAGCGAGTAA